A single region of the Mechercharimyces sp. CAU 1602 genome encodes:
- a CDS encoding aspartate/glutamate racemase family protein, protein MRTIGIIGGMSWESTATYYRLLNEGVRKRLGGLHSAKILLHSCDFAEIEAWQRAGSWEEAGTALASTAKTLERAGADFILLATNTMHLVADTIQSNVHIPFLHIVDAIGEHLQQQGIQKALLLATRFSMRHPFYRERLQQRYGISLLTPTAVEQELIHRIIYDELCVGNIRSSSRQKYHEVIRNYKDQVESIILGCTEIGLLLSQSKVMGLPTIDSTRIHVDTALRWAMNESWTTVNRW, encoded by the coding sequence ATGCGAACAATCGGAATTATCGGCGGAATGAGTTGGGAATCCACCGCTACCTACTATCGTCTTCTCAATGAAGGGGTACGTAAACGACTGGGCGGTCTTCATTCTGCCAAAATCCTTCTACATTCATGTGACTTCGCTGAAATAGAAGCGTGGCAACGGGCTGGCTCATGGGAAGAAGCAGGAACTGCGCTTGCATCTACGGCTAAAACGTTAGAACGAGCTGGGGCGGACTTCATTCTTCTTGCGACAAATACCATGCACCTAGTGGCGGACACCATCCAATCCAATGTACATATTCCCTTTCTCCATATCGTTGATGCTATTGGAGAACACTTGCAGCAACAAGGAATACAAAAAGCTCTTCTGCTCGCTACTCGTTTTAGCATGAGGCATCCTTTTTATCGAGAAAGGCTACAACAACGTTACGGAATCAGTCTCCTTACGCCCACCGCAGTGGAACAAGAGCTGATTCATCGCATCATCTATGACGAGTTATGTGTTGGTAATATCCGTTCTAGCTCTCGTCAGAAATATCATGAGGTTATTCGTAATTACAAAGATCAGGTGGAGAGCATCATCTTAGGTTGTACTGAGATCGGGTTATTATTGTCCCAAAGTAAAGTGATGGGGCTACCTACCATTGACTCAACACGTATTCATGTCGATACTGCACTTAGGT